A single region of the Aquarana catesbeiana isolate 2022-GZ linkage group LG07, ASM4218655v1, whole genome shotgun sequence genome encodes:
- the LOC141102474 gene encoding dual specificity protein phosphatase 7-like: MEVREDHQLCILESEVPNISRSAENFISVSEVEETEYEGFYLVGGYSKFQREYPDHCEAGLDSPSPTDPTPECVLGLGGLRISSEGSDGESDREPISATESEGSPTLSNQSTFPVQILPYLYLGCAKDSANLDILGKYNIKYILNVTPNLPNTFENNGEFKYKQIPISDHWSQNLSQFFPEAISFIEEARSNKCGVLVHCLAGISRSVTVTVAYLMQKLNLTLNDAYDFVKRKKSNISPNFNFMGQLLDFERTLGLKSPCELRPPTGNQLYFTTPTNNNLFQLDSLEIT; this comes from the exons ATGGAGG TCCGGGAAGATCATCAGCTTTGTATtttggaatctgaggtccccaacatttctagAAGCGCGGAGAACttcatctctgtctctgaagttgaggagacGGAGTATGAAG GTTTTTATCTTGTAGGGGGTTACAGCAAGTTCCAGAGGGAATACCCCGACCATTGTGAGGCCGGCCTCGACAGCCCTTCCCCCACCGATCCAACTCCAGAATGCGTCCTCGGCCTGGGGGGCTTGAGGATCAGTTCCGAAGGTTCAGACGGCGAATCGGACCGGGAGCCAATCAGTGCGACCGAATCGGAAGGCAGCCCCACCCTCAGCAACCAGTCGACTTTCCCTGTGCAGATCCTGCCGTATTTGTACCTCGGCTGTGCAAAAGATTCTGCCAACCTGGATATTCTGGGGAAATATAACATTAAATACATCCTGAATGTCACCCCAAATCTGCCCAACACCTTCGAGAACAACGGGGAGTTCAAGTACAAGCAGATCCCCATCTCCGACCACTGGAGCCAGAACCTCTCCCAGTTCTTCCCCGAGGCCATCTCCTTCATCG AAGAAGCTCGGTCCAACAAATGCGGGGTCCTGGTCCACTGCTTGGCCGGCATCAGCCGCTCGGTGACGGTGACGGTGGCTTACCTCATGCAGAAACTCAACCTGACCCTCAACGACGCCTACGACTTTGTGAAGAGGAAAAAGTCGAACATCTCCCCAAACTTTAACTTCATGGGGCAGCTGCTGGACTTCGAACGGACACTGGGACTGAAGAGCCCTTGTGAGCTCCGCCCACCAACTGGCAACCAGCTCTACTTCACCACGCCCACCAATAACAACCTCTTCCAGCTGGACAGCCTGGAGATCACATGA